The genomic DNA TCCCACCCGCCTGCGTTCCCTACGTTTACACATTACAGTTTGCCTCAGTACTCCGAGTACACGGCCAACGACAGCGACGCTTCAACTTCGTACTCGCCGTACACACGAGCCGCCGTTCCTCCCGCCAAGTATCCTTATCCTCCCATCACGGAACACTACTTCCCTCGTCGCAGTTTGTTTGAGGACATTAACCTGCTTGTGAATCCAGACTTGTCCACCAGTGAAGGCCAGAGTGGATCTAACCAACGCTGCCTGCGGGTCATCAAACCCAACCAGGCCGCCCGTCAGCCGTATCTGAAAGAGCTCACCAAAAAGAAGCGGAAGTCAAACTACATTAGGAAGTGTCGGAAATGGTTTCACAAGTtaagggagagaaagaagagaggaagacagaAGTGCTTGAATCCCCTACAACACACTAGGTTTGCTGTGCAGACGATGCAGACGATGCAGACGCTGCAGACGATGCAGACGATGCAGACGCTGCAGGCGTCACAGGGAGACGGAGCTGATCTACAACCTCAGcccaaagaggaaaaaaggccGCGGACGGAGGAGGAAATCAAGATGAACCTGAGGAGAAAGGTGAGGCTGACAAGCTTCCTCATCCAGCATCTCATTTCTAGGACGGTAACTAACAAATCTATTGGTTTTTAATTATGGGATGTCAACAGAGTCTGCACAATATCATAGCTCATGATTTctgaaaatatactatatactactaATATACTActctgtgcatgtcctcacacagagacactgagcacaggagctcagtgtctctgtgcatgtcctcgcagtgtctctgtgcatgtcctcacagtgtctctgtgcatgtcctcacccagagacactgaacacaggagctcagtgtctctgtgcatgtcctcgcagtgtctctgtgcatgtcctcacagtgtctctgtgcatgtcctcacagtgtctctgtgcaggtcctcacagtgtctctgtgcatgtcctcacccagagacactgaacacaggagctcagtgtctctgtgcatgtcctcgcagtgtctctgtgcatgtcctcacagtgtctctgtgcatgtcctcacagtgtctctgtgcatgtcctcgcacagagacactgaacacaggagctcagtgtctctgtgcatgtcctcacagagacactCTACACAGgagctcagtgtctctgtgcatgtcctcgcagtgtctctgtgcatgtcctcacagtgtctctgtgcatgtcctcacagtgtctctgtgcatgtcctcacagtgtctctgtgcatgtcctcacagtgtctctgtgcatgtcctcgcagtgtctctgtgcatgtcctcacagtgtctctgtgcatgtcctcgcagtgtctctgtgcatgtcctcgcacagagacactgaacacaggagctcagtgtctctgtgcatgtcctcacagagacactCTACACAGGAGCGCAGCTTCGtggctgagacacagagacacagacagattgCTGCTTGTTGTctgcagttataaaacaaatcaatgattattagactaaaacattgaaatatgtcAATTCTGATATGAACATGTACTCAAAACGGACGGAGCAACATAACgaagacaagttagcttagcgTGTTTATATGATATGTTGAATATGAACATTTGACATGTTACATGAGGCCGCTGCCTCATGTCGACCCCCCTCTCTGTGATATCACACAGTTTAGTGTTTTCGTTAGAAAACTCGCTTTGTTCAGATAGTTTGAAGGAACTGAAAACCAAACAACCAACTAAATATCTGTGGTTGGATTAACCGTCAGCCTCCAGATTCATGGTTTGGCCAGCGCAAATGAAAATTCACAGAAGCCTCCTTTAAACATAATAccatataattataattataattataattatgataataaataatgcaataacCAGTTATTGAAACACAATAGTCTCTCCTGTcgataaactaaatattaaatgtatgaaaaaggtcagaaaataacaaaaatttCACGTTTTGATGAAAAGATAAAGTTTGAGTGACTCCGTAACATTGATAAAGTTTCTGTGATTTGTAATAACTaatgcaaaatctgtttttctgtgtgcttTAGTAACTGTTgctttggtgtgtttgagtgtcacTTGGATGCAGAGCTGGAGTTCAGTaggtgacagctgcaggaaagaagcCTCCTCTGAACCTGCTGGTTCAGGTGTGGAGAGACCTGTAACACCcccctgaggggaggggggaacagtactcacagtgctgtgtgaatgACAGGGGGAGGGGCTGCAGTAGAGTGGCCAAAGCCAGCGTagcaagacacctgtcaagtttgaaatcaatcgGTTCAGAGATATGggaatcagacagacagacagacagacagacagatgttcctggaatttatagatagataaataataataagcaaaAATGGCCAAACATCGTCCATGCGTCGGTGCTTCACACAAGTAAAGTCATTTTAATGGTGACACAAAAGAAACCGCTCTCTTAAcgattttctctctttttttagctTGAAGCGTTTAACCAGAGGGCAAAACAACAAGTCCCACAGACGCCCAGACCTCTCACTTCCCTCTCCCAGACTGAGTGAGTCAACATGTCCGCTCATTTTCCACTGTTCCACAGGTAAACGCTCCTTCATGAGAGGCTGCGTGACCCAGCGTTCTCAGTGTTGTGTCTTTCAAGCCTCTTTCTCCACTCTGTTCATCTTATTTCCTGGACGAATGGTTGACTCTGATGCTGCGGGGCATGTGGGCCAGATAGCGACAGAGACAGTGTGACATCAGTGTGACACAGTAAATGCAACGTCTCTACTTTTCTTAAAGCAGTTTCTCTCAGCCAATCAGGGATCGCAGATGTGCTTTTGTTTCAGAACAATAATCTTGTTCAATCACTGGTGACTCGAGTTAAGCAAATTATTTTGTGCTAGTTTTGTGTGTTGGTTGTAGTTCCCAGTTTGTACACTGGGTGGCATTGTAACACCAGCAGTGTCTTTCCAGAAAGtgactttgtcacattttataatattacttaagtaaaagacatttactgtacttaagtatcaaaagtcattttctgatataaaatgtacttaagttttagtcGTCAAGAGACTAAGACgactttcaactggaaggtgaAAGACAACCTTGGAAactggtttcctctcacagttcAAAACCTTGCATTATGGGATTAGGtcaaatggacactctaaacggACCTGactggatgtttgtttgtctctgtgttgtgcTCTGAATTTATTTtagaattcattttaaaattcttAAGCTTTTTGCTTATAAAGCCTTGAATGTTGTTGCACCCCGTCTCACCTCGGTGatctcagaatcagaatactgaATTAATCAAaccatttgatttgattgtacTTGGTCTACAAACATGTGAGACGTCACATGATACACTGTATCCTCCTGTGTCTGAATGTTTCACCTAGATACAGTGTTTTTGAAGCCTGTGTGAAGTCACTGCAAAGTAACTGTCATGTGactatttttgtgtgtttttttgttcatagaTCTGCGGATAATCTTCTTGAAACTCCGCCTTGACAAACCACATGGACTGTgacgttacacacacacacacacacacactttcgtTGCGTTCCACTAAATTAACTgttcaaaaataatgtttttgtgacGTTGGTCAAGACATTTCTGTGCTCACACCACGTCTTTGTATCTGTTTGTACTTCAtgctgtttacatttgattagaaagaaaaatatttaattccaCATATTTTCGTTTGTTGTTTATcattactactattattattgttgttattattattattattactatcattactgttactcttattattattattatccttattattactattatgcttatcattattattataattacaattacgtgcattatcatcattattaataataagaataataaaaataattacaataataataataataataagaacaattataataataattataataataacacctGTTACACTAAATAACGTTTGTGTTAAAAAACAGGATTAaaaatatttcttatttatttattgaaataattGTTATTGGTGTCATTTATCAAAGTGCATTTTCCAATaattacacatttgaattttacatcTGAAATACTAGTCAAGCCACTTTTCTTACCTTTACAGCtccataaaaacatttcaatggTTCATTCTTTGTCATAATGATGTTTAAAGTGATGCACAGAGTAATAGAAAAACAGCTTTTCTTTCACTAGTTTGgactttcttcttcattttctacacactggtGCTGAGAAGGTTCTCACAAGCTGCTGTTCCTCATGTGCAAATATCATGTGTGGCTTATTGAGAAactaaaaaagtattttcattCCTAACAGCATCTACTCAGACTGTATTTCATACAAAGCACTACTGCTTTGAAAATGATGAAGTGTTGCTTTTGTggcacaaacctttttttttctctttgcatCAGTAAGATCTCGATCGTTTGTCCCTAAAACTGTAGAGCAGCCATTCTCCAacgtgtgtggttgtgtgtgtaaaGTAACATTAGGACTCTGTGTATCCATTCTGTCAAAAGTCATAACTGGGATGTTTgttttgcataaaaaaaacaattcaactAACTTTGTTTAAtgtattgtttgattttgtgagATGAATTTAATTTGCTTTAATCAAACATTTTACAATTACTGAAATAAAGTGAATGACAAACTTTGTACGATTTACATCAGAAgtcagaactgggagtgacgtcattTCCTGAGTCCACAAAGTCCATAAAGACACCACGTGGTGTTTTCTGTACTCACACAATATAGAAACATGTTTACGGTTCAAAAGACTTGAGTTACTGTGAAAAGaaagtgtttgtacagtggcaGCCACTCTGGAATCCTCATGTTTGGAGTTGTGTGGTTGCTCTGTCGTCAGTCGTAGCTTCACCTCTTAAAGTAACTTCTCAGTGGAATGCAGTCGACTTGAAgctgacgtcactcccagttccgaccTCCAacttccaatgtaaatggaatgcagcagTTATTCTACAGAGTCAGCAGATACACAACGCAAGTGTGCGACTGAACCTTTAAACAGTGACACAATTGCACAGtgaaacaaaaccacaacaagCCCACGTATTCACACAGGAGTCTCCTCTGAACTCCTGTAGTTAacaggaaagtgtgtgtgtgtgtgtgtgtgtgtgtgtttgaatgtcatTTAAAGTTCATCTTTCTCCTCTCCTTGACAGTAGCACGCTGACCGCTGGCTGTTCATGTACGGCCTGCAGCCCAGAGTCCACACTGTGTTGAACAAGGTGTCGGCGACAGTTTCGCACGCTGAaaaagtgacagagagaaaagagaaagtggGAAATGTGTCAACATGAAGGCAGTGTCATATCCAGCCTGCTCTTTTTACACGTGTGCTctctgaccttcgacctttgaCACGAAGCCTAGGCTCTTCTTGAGGTCGGAGCAGATGCTGTGGAGGCACCAGCGGAACTTGGAGTCGCAGCGGTACTTGTTGGAGCCGCAGGTGTCGTAACACATGTCCAGCTGATTGCAACACTTGGTCATCGCAGGGATTCCCATGTCCATCTGCCACAGAACAACAAccgaggtgagtgtgtgtgtgtgtgtgtgtgtgtgtgtcacagtttacTGGACTGTATCAAGGGAAACGGGACAGTTACGTTCACCTGTACTTCCCATAGTCATGTTTGTACAAGTGTATTATTGCTTTCAAATAAAATTAGAACcctagaataagccttttacatGTGTTTTAGGCAAGAGCTTTGTCCTATGAGGCCACCATCAGAGCGTGCATTCAGGCTTTTGAAGAGGGagcttatttatatttaaatgcaagAATCACATCTAATCACAGAACCCTGCAACGTTTTGCCTCAAAGGCTTCAAATgtagcaaaaaaacaaacccctccCACCCCTAAGTGCATCAGGGaagtacggtggccttcacataccacagAGCACGTTGCTCTTCTTCATTTACTTCTATTAAAgtggaactatgcaggattttaaCTGCTAATTTAAACTGAGTTTAgtctccccctactgtctgttagtggaaaaccagccttgtaAGATGAGGGCCGCTAAACCGACATCAGAGGTCTCacaagaatcacacacacacacacacacacacacacacacacaccatagccggctataagatcaaggcattGATGGAGCGaaaaaacaagaagagaaaACCGTcgtcagaggaagaggaaacgttTTCTAAATGAGATGGAAAAAAATGGTGAAGTTATTACTAATAAATATTGCAAAGTTCCTACGGTCATGGCTGTCGTGGGAATATTATAAATACTTAAAGTACTTATAAAAGGCTTAGTTTAAAGCTACAAAACCAAAGAATTTAACAATCATACTGACAAACTTATAGGtactcctaaatgttacacactggatctttaagtgTATAtagtatacatgtgtatatatatatatatatatacacatatatatgtatatacatatatatatatatatatatatatatttataaatatactgtatataaattaGGAGGTTAAGAGGTTGTTAAAAAGGAAAGGCACAAATGAAATACCAAACTCTTATTTATTTCTACAGCAGTTTGAGCACAGTCAGAGGAAACATACCCCTTCTGGAACAGGAAGTCCAAAGAAGTAGGAGGTGCATCCATCAGGTTCAGGCATCTGGTATCCAAGACGAGGGACAGGAGCTTTACCTGTGAGGGATTATGTTTGACGGTCAGAGTAATAAACATGTGACACGTTCTGTGTTGTCTCCACATGACAGGTCACAGTCCATTTCCAGACCTGCACCTCAACGATAACAAACATGGCGATGAGTGGATGAGGTCAAAATATCACCCTAAGTAAAGTGTCTTTAAATGAAGATTAAGATTATTAATCTATATGTTGGGATATCAAAGAATCTTGTGTGCACTCATGGTGTATTTATCATATTGTGAATTCCTGcagtctcacattcacacatacttTCAGGCTTACGTTCTAgctgttttatttactgtttatttatagGTTAAAGGTTAATAGGTTAATATACTGTGACACAAGATATCGttctcattcttttctttttctatcgTATCACAAGATGGCGttggtggtttgttttttacttgttaACTCTGTTTTCTGCAGACACGACTGAGAAataatcataatgataataacaataacaccaTGTACACATAGCACTTTTCAAGTTAAGAAAGTCAAGAAATCTGACATTAACTCTGTGTCAATGCATCGATAATAACATATtaagtaatataatataagtaaTGTGCAAATATAGAGGATGCTCTcatgaaaaagataaaaacatcgACATAAAATGTAacttacattttgaaaataaatgtttaaaagaatgaattaataaaaataaatgtgaaagtgtgcacattcaaacaaaagcaaatggaATAATAATcgctaataaataaatgagtaacaggaaaataaatatgggGGTTTACAGACaactaaaaaacaaattataaaaCCTCttaaattcaaagttaaatGAGAATTTGCTCATACATGAGCGGGTGTGATGAGATCAATTCAAAGGTTACAAATATAAACCTTTTgctaattgttatttttacttgATGTTAATTCAACCCAAATATTCATTAACTTTACGttaaagtacagtaacaacattGTTGTAATATTTTCGTAATTCCATCTCATCTACAGTAGCTTGGTAATCACATTGAAAATATTCAACTTTATAAATTGTTATTGTCGTTTTTGGTTCCTAAAGATTTGATAGTCTATAGTCATTGCAAAGCTATTAGCTATTATTAACATGTTATTACTGTCATATTAACTCCTTATTACAACAATATTGCATGTTGTTGCTGTtctgtaatgtaaagtattaCTGTGCAGTattcttttatattctgttgtgagttttatatctgaaatcgTTGTGTCTCTCTCACTATTTGTACTATCTATGCTGCTTTCTTGatcaggactccctggaagaagagatcttgtatatgtatacatataaatatatacatgtgtgtatatatatatatatatatatatacatatatatgtatgtatgtgtgtgtatatatacaaaataaaaataaatgtaaaagtacCACTCACCATATCTACAGCGGTACTGACACACTCCATCACGTCCACCCATGAACTCCAGCATAGAGTCAAAGTAGCTGCCGACAGCCTCAAAGCTGCCTCTGATTGAGCCCATTCCCCATTCCTCATCGTCGTCCTGCGTCTGCGCTCCGTCAGAAGCCTggcctgatgatgatgatgatggaggtggaggtggaggtgcagCAGAGTCCCCGGCCTCCTGACCGACAGCGCAGATGGTGAACAGCcccagcaggagcagcagaggagcgaGCAGAGGCCAGTGACGGGTCATCCTGGAGCTCAGCAGGTCAGTGTGAACACtggaaacacagacacgcacggACAACAGTGAAACTCTGAGTGACCTGAACTTTGAGCCAGGCACAGGAACAGCTTCACATGTGGAGGAACAAAGTCCAGCTTCTATATCTCAGTAGCTTTTATCTTCCTTCCTGATTGACCAGTGACTGCGTTTGCTGACTCATACTAAGCCAATGAAGGTTTACATTTATACACTTTAATCTCATCAGTTTCAGATTGAATCAGACTTAATCCGTCTTGTTTAAAGTACCTAAAGGgacacttgagtaaaagtacaagtatcacaccagaaaatgactttggtagaagttgaagtcacttttttataatattactcaagttaagtctttgttattttattaccaATAGTGTTAATCATCCATTATAGAGCTACACGTGAGAGCCGTGTCCTTTTATATGGTCATTCCATACAATTACCATCTTCCATGATCTCTCACTAAACATTTACTctagtatcaaaagtcattttctgatacttaagtaaaagtaaaagtatgaaAAAAGTGAGgcgtaaggattgagccatggtggttcagtggtagggcgaggtgtctttcaactggaacaAGCTGGGTTAAATTCCTAGCCCTGCTTGTctttatgtgtccttgagcaagacactgaacctcatgttgaagcgtgtggatgtgtatgaaatgtgatgtaaagcagctctatataaatagagaccataataccaactcttcttctttatttagtaacaagtaacaaatatagttaaaggaaatgtagtggagtaaaagtaaaagttgctagaaatataaataaggtGAAGTATAGATGTgaatttatatttctagcaacttttacttttactccacattTCCTCCAACAATCTGTGTTACTctttactaccaaataaaataataataatatataataataaaatcaaatcagaagagttggtaattGTCTGCAACATGAGGTTAATTGTTTTGCTGTCAGACGCAGGgccgggaattgaacccccATCCattgagttgaaagacaacttgccctaccactgaatactatggctcaatccttacatctcactttttaatacttttacttctacttcttAAACTTCAGTATATTTTTATCCACATGAGGGAGCTGTTcagtacattttacatcagaaacttaattacagtaaatgtcatatacgacttctaccaaagtcattttctgttaagatgcttgtacttttactcaagtattccTTTT from Solea solea chromosome 10, fSolSol10.1, whole genome shotgun sequence includes the following:
- the LOC131467671 gene encoding group XIIB secretory phospholipase A2-like protein; the encoded protein is MTRHWPLLAPLLLLLGLFTICAVGQEAGDSAAPPPPPPSSSSSGQASDGAQTQDDDEEWGMGSIRGSFEAVGSYFDSMLEFMGGRDGVCQYRCRYGKAPVPRLGYQMPEPDGCTSYFFGLPVPEGMDMGIPAMTKCCNQLDMCYDTCGSNKYRCDSKFRWCLHSICSDLKKSLGFVSKVEACETVADTLFNTVWTLGCRPYMNSQRSACYCQGEEKDEL